A genome region from Acidobacteriota bacterium includes the following:
- a CDS encoding BrnT family toxin has translation MDEPYIFTTTAWKHQVDPAEVEEALNNRPKIRFVEKGEDVYMALGRSCAGRYLAVLFVYKKTREALILSARDMVKRERRQYGKK, from the coding sequence ATTGATGAGCCTTACATTTTTACCACTACCGCCTGGAAACATCAGGTTGACCCCGCAGAAGTCGAAGAAGCGCTAAACAACCGGCCCAAAATCCGCTTTGTTGAAAAGGGCGAAGACGTTTACATGGCGTTGGGACGATCTTGCGCTGGCAGGTACCTGGCCGTGCTCTTCGTTTACAAAAAGACCCGTGAAGCGCTGATCCTGAGTGCCAGAGACATGGTGAAGCGCGAGAGAAGGCAATATGGAAAGAAGTAA